A genomic window from Micrococcales bacterium includes:
- the tig gene encoding trigger factor, with the protein MKSAVETLESTKVKLTVDVAYADLKPAITKAYKEIAGQVNVPGFRKGHVPARVIDARFGRGVVMEQAINDSLSDWYRQALDQHKLFPMAQPEVDITSEPPLDADEPEMTFTAVVEVRPEIKLPSLGGIEVTVPVVTISDEQVEMALDALRERFGSLKTVDRPAQDGDFVTIDLKAEKGEQEIDSVSGISYQIGSKDLVDGLDEALTGLSADETTSFETEMAGGEHAGENALVTVTPTAVKERELPDLDDDFAQEVSEFDTLEELRKDARIRLEQQVERDQVVLAQDKLVETLLEQTDFEAPKGVVEQDAKNQLSKAGKEDDEEALEAALRDSAKAVRTQLLLDAMVEYLQVTANQGELTGFIVQTAQRYGMDPNQFLQTAADHGELPQFYAELVRSKALVKALRQVKVQTEAGDVIDIEAKLGPEQVEEPQGEGELVEPAEESGIGQEGYIEDLTADLGQGELDQLAIEIGGPEEDN; encoded by the coding sequence GTGAAAAGCGCCGTCGAAACCTTGGAATCGACCAAGGTGAAACTAACCGTCGACGTGGCCTACGCCGACCTCAAGCCCGCCATCACCAAGGCCTACAAGGAAATTGCCGGCCAGGTCAACGTGCCCGGTTTCCGCAAAGGGCACGTTCCAGCCAGGGTGATTGACGCCCGCTTTGGCCGCGGCGTGGTGATGGAGCAAGCCATTAACGACTCGCTCAGTGACTGGTACCGCCAGGCCCTGGACCAGCACAAACTCTTCCCAATGGCGCAGCCAGAGGTCGACATCACCTCCGAACCGCCGCTTGACGCCGACGAACCGGAGATGACCTTCACCGCGGTGGTTGAGGTCCGCCCAGAGATCAAGCTGCCTAGCTTGGGCGGGATCGAGGTCACCGTACCGGTGGTCACTATCAGCGACGAGCAGGTCGAAATGGCCCTAGATGCCCTCAGAGAGCGTTTCGGCAGCCTAAAGACAGTCGACCGCCCGGCACAAGACGGCGACTTCGTCACAATCGACCTCAAAGCCGAAAAGGGCGAGCAGGAAATCGACTCGGTCAGTGGCATCTCCTACCAGATCGGCTCGAAAGACCTAGTTGACGGCCTTGATGAGGCCCTGACCGGCCTATCAGCCGACGAAACCACCAGCTTCGAAACCGAAATGGCTGGCGGCGAGCACGCCGGCGAAAACGCCTTGGTCACCGTCACACCGACGGCCGTCAAGGAACGCGAGTTACCCGACCTTGACGATGACTTTGCCCAGGAAGTCAGCGAGTTCGACACCCTCGAAGAGCTCAGAAAAGACGCCCGCATTCGCCTAGAACAGCAGGTCGAACGCGACCAAGTGGTTTTGGCCCAAGACAAGTTGGTCGAAACGCTGTTAGAGCAGACCGACTTCGAAGCCCCCAAAGGCGTAGTAGAGCAAGACGCCAAGAACCAACTCAGCAAGGCCGGCAAAGAGGACGACGAAGAAGCCCTCGAGGCCGCGCTGAGGGATTCGGCCAAAGCCGTGCGGACTCAGCTACTGCTGGACGCCATGGTCGAGTACCTCCAGGTCACAGCCAACCAAGGCGAGCTCACCGGCTTCATTGTCCAAACCGCCCAGCGCTACGGTATGGACCCGAACCAGTTCCTCCAGACCGCAGCTGACCATGGCGAGCTGCCCCAGTTCTACGCTGAACTGGTTCGGTCAAAGGCCTTGGTCAAGGCGTTGCGTCAGGTCAAGGTCCAAACCGAGGCTGGAGATGTTATCGACATTGAGGCCAAACTGGGCCCGGAGCAAGTCGAAGAACCCCAAGGTGAAGGCGAGCTGGTCGAGCCGGCTGAGGAATCCGGCATCGGGCAAGAGGGTTACATCGAAGACCTAACGGCGGATCTGGGACAAGGCGAGCTTGACCAGTTGGCCATCGAAATTGGCGGCCCCGAGGAAGACAACTAA
- a CDS encoding ATP-dependent Clp protease proteolytic subunit — MGLNDVIFNRLLKERIIWLGAEVRDDNANMICAQMMLLAAEDPARDVHLYINSPGGSITAGMAIYDTMQYIAPDVATVAVGVAASMGQFLLSSGTPGKRYATPHARVMMHQPSGGIGGTATDIRINAELILHMKRQLAELTAAQTGKTVDQINADADRDRWFTAEEALKYGFIDHVVTHTSAIGGPGGAGAATSGDGKGRKGAGK; from the coding sequence ATGGGCCTAAACGATGTCATCTTCAACCGTTTGCTCAAGGAACGCATCATCTGGCTCGGGGCCGAGGTCCGCGATGACAACGCCAATATGATCTGCGCCCAGATGATGTTGCTGGCGGCCGAAGACCCAGCGCGGGACGTCCACCTCTACATCAACTCGCCCGGCGGCTCAATCACCGCCGGCATGGCGATTTACGACACGATGCAGTACATCGCACCGGACGTGGCCACCGTGGCCGTGGGCGTGGCCGCTTCGATGGGGCAGTTCCTGCTGTCCTCCGGCACGCCGGGCAAACGCTACGCCACGCCGCACGCCCGGGTGATGATGCATCAACCCTCGGGCGGGATTGGCGGCACGGCCACCGACATCCGCATCAACGCCGAGCTGATTCTGCATATGAAACGCCAGCTAGCGGAGCTAACCGCGGCCCAAACCGGCAAAACGGTGGACCAGATCAACGCCGATGCCGACCGCGACCGCTGGTTTACAGCCGAAGAGGCGCTGAAGTACGGCTTCATTGACCACGTCGTCACCCACACCAGCGCGATTGGCGGGCCAGGTGGAGCCGGGGCTGCGACCAGCGGTGATGGCAAAGGTCGAAAGGGGGCCGGCAAGTGA
- a CDS encoding ATP-dependent Clp protease proteolytic subunit codes for MAARPVSPSARYVLPTFEERTPYGFKRQDPYAKLFEDRIVFLGVQIDDASADDVMAQLLVLESQDPHRDITMYINSPGGSITALTAIYDTMQYVTPRIQTVCLGQAASAAAVVLAAGTPGLRLALPNARVLIHQPAFEGGVYAQASDIEIQAQEILRIREWLEQTIAKHSKRTPEQVREDIERDKILTAEQALEYGMIDQVLQSRKAPVEPST; via the coding sequence GTGGCGGCGCGCCCCGTTTCGCCCAGTGCGCGGTACGTTTTGCCTACCTTTGAAGAACGCACTCCCTATGGTTTCAAACGGCAAGACCCCTACGCCAAGCTGTTTGAGGATCGGATTGTTTTTCTGGGCGTGCAAATCGACGACGCTTCGGCTGACGATGTCATGGCGCAGCTGCTGGTGCTCGAATCACAGGATCCGCACCGCGATATCACCATGTACATCAACTCGCCCGGCGGGTCGATCACGGCTTTGACCGCCATCTACGACACAATGCAGTACGTCACGCCCCGGATCCAGACGGTCTGTTTGGGCCAAGCGGCTTCCGCCGCCGCCGTGGTACTGGCCGCCGGCACGCCCGGGCTACGCTTGGCCTTGCCCAATGCGCGAGTTCTGATTCACCAACCGGCATTTGAAGGTGGTGTTTACGCTCAGGCCAGTGACATCGAAATCCAGGCCCAAGAGATTCTGCGGATCCGGGAATGGTTGGAGCAGACCATTGCCAAACACTCCAAGCGGACGCCAGAACAGGTGCGCGAGGACATCGAACGCGACAAAATCCTGACGGCTGAACAGGCTTTGGAATACGGCATGATCGACCAGGTGTTGCAGAGCCGCAAGGCGCCGGTCGAGCCGTCCACCTAA
- a CDS encoding holo-ACP synthase — translation MFVGIGLDVVEVARFARALRRAPRLAEKLFVETERSLPLRSLAARFAAKEALAKALGGPEGLRWHDCWVINDEAGRPELKIQGSVAAALVDQGIGRLHLSLSHDGGLAVAIVAAEA, via the coding sequence TTGTTTGTTGGGATTGGCCTCGACGTGGTCGAGGTGGCGCGGTTTGCCCGGGCCTTGAGGCGCGCTCCACGGCTGGCCGAAAAGCTCTTTGTCGAAACTGAACGTTCGCTGCCGCTGCGCTCGCTGGCGGCCCGCTTCGCCGCCAAAGAAGCGCTGGCCAAAGCCCTGGGCGGTCCCGAGGGCCTGCGCTGGCATGACTGCTGGGTCATCAACGACGAGGCCGGCCGGCCCGAGCTGAAAATCCAAGGTAGCGTTGCGGCTGCCCTAGTTGATCAGGGCATTGGCCGCCTGCATTTGTCGCTGAGCCACGACGGCGGCCTGGCGGTCGCCATTGTCGCAGCCGAGGCCTAG
- a CDS encoding aminotransferase class IV yields the protein MSFSDGQAIMWVDGDLVPAGQATIPALDHGLTVGDGVFEAVKVRGGKAFALRPHLARMARSAAGLRLPFPGEQAVDQACQAVLNANASLLVNSMAILRITLTAGVGEVGSGRISGASPRLLITLTHHAPRPPTTSCITVPWQRNTHGALTGLKTTSYAENALALAMAREANATEALFANSEGQLCEGTGSNVFLVLDGRLLTPPLSDGLLGGITRQLVLDWSNAVEESVPMQALFEASEVFLTSTGRDVQGVTAIDSKPVSDAALGPVTAQVAQVFAEGEAKFDDS from the coding sequence ATGAGCTTTAGTGACGGGCAAGCCATCATGTGGGTTGATGGGGATTTGGTGCCGGCCGGGCAGGCCACGATCCCGGCGCTGGACCACGGCTTGACAGTTGGAGACGGTGTCTTTGAGGCGGTCAAAGTGCGTGGCGGCAAGGCCTTTGCGTTGCGGCCGCATTTGGCGCGGATGGCTCGATCAGCTGCCGGCTTGCGCCTGCCGTTCCCGGGCGAACAGGCCGTTGACCAGGCCTGCCAGGCAGTGCTCAACGCCAACGCCAGTCTGCTGGTCAATAGCATGGCGATTCTGCGTATTACTCTGACCGCCGGTGTCGGTGAGGTCGGGTCCGGCCGGATCAGCGGGGCCAGCCCACGATTGTTGATCACGTTGACCCATCACGCACCGCGGCCGCCCACCACCAGCTGTATCACCGTGCCGTGGCAACGAAACACCCACGGTGCCCTGACCGGTCTGAAGACTACCTCTTACGCTGAAAACGCCTTGGCCCTGGCCATGGCGCGCGAAGCCAACGCCACCGAGGCCCTATTCGCCAACAGCGAAGGCCAACTGTGTGAGGGCACCGGCTCCAATGTCTTTTTGGTGTTGGACGGCCGGCTGCTGACGCCGCCGCTGAGCGACGGCTTGCTGGGCGGCATAACTCGCCAGCTAGTTCTTGATTGGTCCAACGCGGTCGAAGAGTCAGTCCCGATGCAGGCGTTATTCGAGGCTAGCGAGGTGTTCTTGACGTCGACTGGACGTGACGTGCAGGGTGTCACAGCGATAGACTCGAAGCCAGTGTCCGATGCTGCCCTGGGACCTGTAACGGCGCAGGTCGCCCAGGTGTTTGCAGAGGGGGAGGCAAAGTTCGATGATTCCTAG
- a CDS encoding bifunctional ADP-dependent NAD(P)H-hydrate dehydratase/NAD(P)H-hydrate epimerase — translation MIPSFTAAQIEQAEKDLMETVPEGSLMALASHAAANLILRELRARRGKAAGAKVLALVGPGNNGGDTLYAGAKLCLRGVAVTAVATANRMHPAGQAAFEAVGGRVVSLAEPGPGPHMPIEDVTAMALRADCIVDGLLGIGARGPLSGRAAGLVTTLIVEMGLDAPLRYRRPGRPFVVAIDLPSGVSVDDGMVDGQVLPADVTVTFGAYKPAALLPPASSMFGRVELIDIGLTEPLARAEAKATARRFEASDVLATWPVPRRSDHKYTRGVVGMVAGSDTYPGAAVLTTSAAVCAGVGMVRYLGPDKAIERVLSRRPEVVPGGGRVDAWALGPGVAPGAESQLGRIASALEWAKAKRVPAVVDAGGFALLPPSPERLDPWIILTPHAGEMASLLQDRGVSTDRESVEAQPAHHARLAAELVGGTILLKGPATVVSGQDGSCFVQADGPPWLATAGTGDVLTGLIGALLAGHGDSVAITPDLPTHIAALGALVHGRAALKASTGSVDPGSGRLGKPIAAMDVVRALPQTIQELLQQ, via the coding sequence ATGATTCCTAGTTTCACCGCCGCACAGATTGAACAAGCGGAAAAAGACCTAATGGAGACGGTGCCAGAAGGCTCCTTGATGGCTCTGGCTTCCCATGCGGCAGCCAACCTGATCCTGCGTGAGCTGCGCGCCAGGCGTGGCAAAGCCGCTGGTGCCAAGGTCCTGGCACTGGTCGGTCCAGGTAACAACGGTGGCGACACACTTTACGCCGGGGCCAAGCTATGCCTGCGCGGCGTCGCCGTGACGGCAGTAGCCACCGCTAACCGGATGCATCCGGCCGGACAAGCCGCCTTCGAGGCGGTTGGCGGCCGGGTTGTCTCTCTGGCCGAACCAGGACCAGGGCCCCATATGCCAATCGAAGATGTCACAGCCATGGCGCTGAGAGCCGATTGCATCGTTGACGGGCTGTTGGGCATTGGCGCCCGCGGGCCGCTTTCTGGCCGCGCAGCCGGCTTGGTGACCACGTTGATCGTGGAAATGGGTCTGGACGCGCCGCTGCGCTACCGCCGGCCCGGACGGCCGTTTGTGGTGGCGATCGACTTACCCTCAGGGGTCAGTGTTGACGACGGCATGGTTGACGGCCAGGTTTTGCCAGCCGATGTCACCGTCACCTTTGGCGCCTACAAGCCGGCAGCGCTGCTGCCGCCAGCCAGCTCGATGTTTGGCCGGGTCGAATTGATCGACATTGGATTGACCGAGCCGTTGGCTCGGGCCGAGGCCAAAGCCACGGCTCGGCGTTTCGAAGCCAGCGACGTGCTGGCGACCTGGCCGGTCCCCAGGCGGTCAGACCACAAGTACACCCGTGGCGTGGTTGGCATGGTGGCCGGTTCGGACACCTATCCCGGCGCGGCCGTGCTGACCACCTCGGCCGCCGTTTGCGCCGGCGTGGGCATGGTGCGCTACCTCGGCCCGGATAAGGCGATAGAGCGGGTGCTGTCACGGCGCCCCGAGGTTGTGCCTGGTGGGGGCCGGGTCGACGCCTGGGCCTTGGGTCCGGGTGTGGCACCGGGAGCGGAAAGCCAGCTGGGCCGGATCGCCTCGGCTTTGGAGTGGGCCAAAGCCAAGCGGGTACCGGCCGTGGTCGATGCCGGAGGTTTCGCCCTGCTGCCACCCTCGCCTGAGCGCTTGGATCCTTGGATCATTTTGACGCCGCATGCCGGCGAGATGGCCTCACTATTGCAGGACAGGGGAGTGTCGACCGATCGTGAATCAGTCGAGGCCCAGCCTGCCCACCATGCCCGTCTAGCGGCCGAGCTCGTTGGCGGGACAATCCTGCTCAAGGGGCCAGCCACGGTGGTGTCCGGTCAGGACGGTTCCTGCTTTGTCCAGGCCGACGGCCCGCCCTGGTTGGCCACGGCCGGTACCGGTGACGTGCTGACCGGTCTAATCGGTGCACTGCTGGCCGGCCACGGGGATTCGGTCGCCATCACCCCCGACTTGCCGACACATATCGCCGCCCTAGGCGCACTGGTTCACGGCCGAGCCGCCCTGAAGGCATCAACCGGGTCAGTTGACCCTGGCTCGGGCCGGCTGGGCAAGCCGATTGCGGCTATGGATGTGGTCAGGGCCTTGCCCCAGACCATCCAAGAGCTGCTGCAGCAGTGA
- the alr gene encoding alanine racemase, with protein MNLPFAGKPPGAGQPSPNAADGGRALAGGRLGSTGGGTAEATFLHPASRAVVSLDAITANTRRLKELAGQAQVMAVVKANGYGHGMVASARAAMAGGAGYLGVAQLAEALELHRALAWPRPPILSWIYPAGAIDLLGQGLASQIELGVSLPEQLDGIGQAVKQTGQVARLHLKLDTGLGRAGGPAASWEALVRAALAAQAEGLVELAAMWTHFAYADSPNHPTVLAQEAAFAEGMALAQRLGARFELAHVANSAALLTGRPCRYDMVRPGLAMYGLSPIPDQASSGELGLVPAMTLESEFTLVKRLPQGHGVSYGHMYHTPGDTVVGLVPMGYAEGVFRHASNRAEVWVAGRRVPVAGRICMDQFVVDLGPGAGEAAGERVVLFGPGHNGEPTAQEWAEVAGTISYEIVTRIPQHVPRVYVGGGAG; from the coding sequence GTGAACTTGCCTTTCGCCGGGAAGCCACCAGGCGCCGGCCAGCCAAGTCCTAACGCGGCGGATGGCGGCCGCGCCTTGGCCGGTGGTCGTCTTGGGTCGACCGGCGGCGGCACGGCTGAGGCCACCTTCCTCCACCCCGCCAGCCGGGCGGTGGTCTCACTCGACGCGATTACGGCAAACACCAGGCGGTTGAAGGAATTGGCTGGTCAGGCGCAGGTCATGGCCGTGGTCAAGGCCAATGGCTACGGTCACGGCATGGTCGCCTCAGCCCGGGCAGCAATGGCCGGCGGGGCTGGCTATCTGGGTGTGGCCCAATTGGCCGAGGCCCTCGAACTGCACCGGGCATTGGCCTGGCCCCGGCCGCCAATCCTGTCCTGGATTTACCCGGCCGGTGCCATTGACCTGCTGGGCCAGGGTTTGGCGAGCCAAATTGAACTAGGCGTCTCATTGCCAGAGCAACTGGACGGCATCGGCCAGGCGGTCAAGCAAACTGGCCAAGTGGCGCGGCTGCACCTCAAGCTGGACACCGGCCTGGGGCGGGCTGGTGGCCCGGCGGCCAGCTGGGAGGCGCTGGTGCGGGCGGCGTTGGCGGCCCAGGCCGAGGGGCTGGTCGAGCTGGCGGCAATGTGGACGCACTTCGCTTACGCCGATTCCCCCAACCACCCCACCGTGCTGGCCCAAGAGGCGGCCTTCGCCGAGGGTATGGCCCTGGCCCAGCGGCTAGGTGCGCGGTTCGAGCTGGCTCACGTGGCTAACTCGGCGGCCCTGTTGACCGGGCGGCCGTGTCGCTACGACATGGTGCGCCCTGGGTTGGCCATGTACGGGCTCAGCCCAATTCCGGACCAGGCCAGTTCAGGTGAGTTGGGCCTGGTCCCAGCGATGACTCTCGAATCGGAGTTCACGCTGGTCAAGCGGTTGCCGCAGGGGCATGGCGTGTCCTATGGCCACATGTACCACACGCCCGGCGACACGGTGGTTGGGCTGGTGCCGATGGGCTATGCCGAAGGCGTTTTCCGGCACGCCTCCAACCGGGCCGAGGTTTGGGTGGCTGGCCGGCGAGTACCGGTGGCTGGGCGGATTTGCATGGACCAATTTGTGGTGGACCTGGGCCCGGGGGCCGGCGAGGCCGCCGGTGAGCGGGTGGTCTTGTTTGGTCCGGGGCACAATGGCGAACCAACCGCCCAGGAGTGGGCAGAGGTTGCCGGCACCATTTCCTACGAGATTGTCACCAGGATCCCGCAACATGTGCCAAGGGTCTACGTTGGCGGCGGCGCTGGCTAA
- the tsaE gene encoding tRNA (adenosine(37)-N6)-threonylcarbamoyltransferase complex ATPase subunit type 1 TsaE, with protein sequence MEVGLPTAAATRAWGRLLAGLLEPGDLVILSGELGTGKTTLVQGLAGGLNVAGQVASPTFIMARQHRPLGDGPGLVHVDAYRLGSLDELDALDLDTSLEAAVTVVEWGQGWVEDLSSDRLEVHLTRQRGWSSPGPLDELANEPRRAQVRAVGQRWAGIALPGSPRWA encoded by the coding sequence ATGGAGGTCGGCCTGCCAACTGCGGCGGCGACCCGGGCTTGGGGGCGGTTGCTGGCCGGGTTGCTAGAGCCCGGGGACCTGGTCATCTTGTCTGGCGAACTTGGGACGGGCAAAACGACCTTGGTCCAGGGCCTGGCTGGCGGCCTGAATGTGGCCGGTCAAGTGGCCTCACCAACCTTCATCATGGCTCGCCAACACCGGCCGTTGGGTGATGGTCCAGGGCTGGTACACGTCGACGCCTACCGGCTTGGTTCGCTGGACGAACTGGACGCTTTGGACCTCGACACTTCGCTTGAGGCTGCGGTCACCGTAGTTGAATGGGGCCAAGGCTGGGTTGAGGATCTGTCCAGCGACCGGCTAGAAGTCCACCTGACCCGCCAGCGCGGCTGGAGTTCACCTGGACCGCTCGACGAATTGGCTAACGAGCCACGCCGCGCCCAGGTGCGCGCCGTGGGGCAGCGCTGGGCCGGGATTGCCCTGCCCGGCAGTCCACGCTGGGCCTAG
- a CDS encoding EamA family transporter, with product MTGQRFGAPPWALGLVLVAVVSANLGSVFAVFAFELVGPEAVVALRSTFAVPLLLLFARPSLRGHSRQAWAVVIAFGLSLAAMNSMFSQSIARMPIGPAVTIEMLGPLVLSVILARRLSGWLWAVLALAGVVVMQGLVTGHGLLFDPLGVLFACGAAVAWAFYILLSRQAGKMFKSVDALVLAAMVAAVLTLPVGVAVEAASMFHWQVLGLGVLVALFSNAICNGTELIALRQVPAHVFSVMMALGPVAGSLLAFVLAHQRLGLTTLVGIGLVVVATMGATIGEGRRQEAA from the coding sequence GTGACTGGCCAGCGCTTTGGAGCCCCACCGTGGGCTCTTGGGCTGGTGCTGGTGGCCGTGGTCAGCGCCAACTTGGGTTCGGTTTTCGCCGTCTTTGCCTTTGAGTTGGTGGGGCCCGAGGCGGTGGTGGCTTTGCGCTCGACCTTCGCGGTGCCGCTGCTGTTGTTGTTCGCCCGGCCTTCGTTGCGCGGGCACTCGCGGCAAGCCTGGGCCGTCGTGATCGCTTTTGGGCTTTCCTTGGCCGCCATGAACTCGATGTTTTCCCAGTCGATTGCCCGCATGCCGATTGGGCCGGCCGTCACCATCGAAATGTTGGGACCGCTGGTTTTGTCGGTGATCCTGGCTCGGCGGCTGAGCGGTTGGCTCTGGGCGGTGCTGGCTTTGGCTGGCGTGGTGGTAATGCAGGGCTTGGTCACCGGGCATGGCTTGTTGTTTGACCCTCTGGGCGTGTTGTTCGCCTGCGGTGCGGCCGTGGCCTGGGCTTTCTACATTCTGTTGTCGAGGCAGGCCGGCAAAATGTTCAAGTCGGTCGACGCACTGGTACTGGCCGCCATGGTGGCAGCGGTGCTGACTTTGCCGGTCGGGGTGGCGGTCGAGGCAGCTTCGATGTTCCACTGGCAGGTCCTTGGCCTTGGGGTTCTCGTGGCGTTGTTTTCCAACGCCATCTGCAATGGCACCGAACTGATCGCCTTGCGCCAGGTGCCAGCCCATGTTTTCTCAGTCATGATGGCTTTGGGGCCGGTGGCCGGTTCGCTGCTGGCCTTTGTCCTGGCTCATCAACGGCTGGGTTTGACCACTCTGGTTGGTATTGGCCTGGTAGTTGTCGCCACTATGGGCGCCACCATTGGCGAAGGCCGCCGCCAAGAAGCGGCCTAG
- a CDS encoding type II toxin-antitoxin system prevent-host-death family antitoxin, whose amino-acid sequence MSAITKRELNQQTAKVLARVSATGAVVQVTERGVPKWQLMPIETAESDRLAELTRQGWVIAPKDDPPPWPDQADTDLPMYSPQEVDELVQWIKDDR is encoded by the coding sequence ATGTCTGCCATCACGAAAAGGGAGCTGAACCAGCAAACGGCGAAGGTTCTCGCAAGGGTTTCCGCTACAGGTGCGGTTGTCCAGGTGACCGAGCGGGGTGTACCTAAGTGGCAGCTCATGCCCATCGAAACCGCAGAGAGTGACCGGCTGGCGGAGCTGACCAGGCAAGGCTGGGTGATTGCGCCAAAGGATGACCCGCCACCGTGGCCAGACCAAGCTGACACCGACTTGCCCATGTACTCGCCTCAAGAGGTCGATGAGCTGGTCCAGTGGATCAAGGACGACCGCTAA
- a CDS encoding type II toxin-antitoxin system VapC family toxin encodes MRYYLDSSVALHAVLPKGDAQAVGWVRQAVETRDQVFSSVLLRLEMIRTLRREGLTLSLAEPLLARLSLTRLTDPIVKAAEMIERHVRALDALHLATLIQVDPTATLVSHDARMAGVAGHLGIPVFDPMADRRLEG; translated from the coding sequence ATGCGCTACTACCTGGACTCGTCGGTGGCCCTGCACGCCGTGCTACCCAAAGGCGACGCCCAGGCAGTTGGTTGGGTCAGGCAGGCAGTGGAAACCCGTGATCAGGTTTTTTCGTCAGTTTTGCTGCGCCTCGAAATGATCCGGACGCTTAGGCGCGAAGGCCTGACACTGTCCCTTGCCGAGCCCCTCTTGGCCCGGCTCAGCCTGACCAGGCTGACCGACCCCATTGTCAAAGCCGCCGAGATGATCGAGCGTCACGTCAGAGCACTCGACGCCCTCCATTTGGCGACCTTGATTCAAGTTGACCCAACGGCCACATTGGTCAGCCATGACGCGCGCATGGCGGGCGTGGCCGGTCACCTTGGCATCCCGGTATTTGACCCGATGGCGGACCGTAGGCTTGAGGGGTGA
- the tsaB gene encoding tRNA (adenosine(37)-N6)-threonylcarbamoyltransferase complex dimerization subunit type 1 TsaB, which produces MSELPGAVLGISTADDVTVGLVRPGQPDATLHGGGPRAHLESLAPLVAGLLAQAGLEGSDLVGIGVGRGPAAYTGLRIGLATARALGLAWGIPVWGISDLDVLAVQSQANLQLGAGQTILATLDAKRKEVYWSLYRASDHGVELLQGPAVSKPGDAASAKTVAGPGAMLYPDQLALSPGAPTTIDAAVLARQAARLAAAGAATSLEPLYLRRPHVQGPAPSKSVLP; this is translated from the coding sequence GTGAGTGAGCTGCCGGGTGCCGTGTTGGGCATTTCGACGGCCGATGACGTGACCGTCGGGTTGGTCCGGCCCGGCCAACCAGACGCCACGCTGCACGGCGGTGGGCCAAGGGCCCACCTCGAATCGCTGGCGCCGCTGGTGGCGGGACTGTTGGCCCAGGCCGGGCTTGAGGGTAGTGACCTGGTTGGGATCGGCGTCGGTCGCGGCCCGGCCGCCTACACCGGTCTGCGCATTGGCCTGGCCACGGCTCGAGCTCTGGGTTTGGCCTGGGGCATCCCGGTTTGGGGGATCAGTGATCTTGACGTGTTGGCTGTTCAGAGCCAGGCCAACCTCCAACTTGGAGCGGGCCAGACCATCCTGGCCACCCTAGACGCCAAACGCAAAGAGGTCTATTGGTCGCTCTACCGTGCTTCCGACCACGGCGTCGAACTGCTTCAGGGGCCGGCCGTGTCAAAGCCGGGGGACGCGGCATCGGCCAAAACCGTAGCCGGGCCAGGTGCCATGCTCTACCCCGACCAGCTGGCCCTGTCTCCTGGCGCCCCCACCACCATCGACGCGGCCGTCTTGGCACGTCAGGCGGCCAGGCTGGCCGCCGCCGGCGCCGCCACGAGCCTGGAGCCGCTTTATCTGCGCCGACCTCACGTTCAAGGGCCCGCCCCGAGCAAGTCCGTCCTACCGTGA
- the rimI gene encoding ribosomal protein S18-alanine N-acetyltransferase, which yields MKLRPARPGDIDQLLALEQACFGDEAWPRGGIEAELTSPGRSYLVLQAGDRLLAYGGIATGPDFAEVMTVAVHPEFQGQGWGRRLMEHLISAAAQAGTDQVLLEVADNNSVAISLYQSMGFAAIGSRPRYYQPSDRDALVMRLDLAEPGS from the coding sequence GTGAAGCTACGTCCGGCCCGGCCAGGCGACATCGACCAGCTTCTGGCCCTTGAACAAGCCTGTTTTGGCGACGAGGCCTGGCCGCGCGGCGGCATTGAGGCCGAGCTGACCAGCCCTGGGCGCAGTTACCTGGTTCTTCAGGCCGGCGACCGGCTCTTGGCTTACGGTGGCATCGCCACCGGGCCGGACTTTGCCGAGGTCATGACCGTCGCCGTCCATCCCGAATTCCAAGGCCAGGGCTGGGGCCGGCGGCTAATGGAACACCTCATCAGCGCTGCGGCACAGGCCGGCACCGACCAAGTCCTGCTAGAAGTTGCGGACAACAACTCTGTCGCCATCAGTCTCTACCAATCGATGGGTTTCGCGGCGATTGGTTCTAGGCCGCGCTACTACCAGCCCTCGGACCGGGACGCCCTGGTGATGCGGCTGGACTTGGCCGAGCCTGGGTCATAG